From Luteococcus japonicus, one genomic window encodes:
- the dacB gene encoding D-alanyl-D-alanine carboxypeptidase/D-alanyl-D-alanine endopeptidase: MLTALLAIAGAVCWRPALYATGLWVDGGQPTVSQTLFEDPSASPSASQPARGSGVIASAPVATPTHTPDPKALAAALAKVPAKDMGTTSGVVLDAVSGELLWSSRPDAGQIPASTLKLLTCLTALDVLGPDKTFSTRVVQQGKGIVLVGGGDPYLASKPAKEYPFPATSADLAKKTAAALKKQGMSSVTLGYDESLFSGPNWHPSWPQGYHDQVTNLSALWIDKGKPDEKSAPSQTPAPTAATVFAAQLKANGITVSGKPTAAAAGADAAEVASVQSLPVSSLVQETLVHSDNAAAEVLLRQVGVATGNGGSFTGGAKGMQQRLTTLKAWDASTRIADGSGLSRNNRVSARVLGRALHLAAASPKLRPLLEGLPSAGVTGTLHLRFYTPASEPGRGWVNAKTGTLSKVSTLAGYTRTRQGGEVVFAFMSNNPKQEWNVRSWLDQMASTLVTCGC; this comes from the coding sequence GTGCTCACCGCACTGCTGGCCATCGCCGGCGCGGTCTGCTGGCGGCCCGCCTTGTACGCCACGGGATTGTGGGTGGACGGTGGCCAACCCACCGTCTCCCAGACGCTCTTCGAGGACCCCTCAGCCTCACCCAGCGCGAGCCAGCCGGCGCGCGGATCCGGCGTGATCGCCTCGGCTCCCGTCGCGACACCCACCCACACCCCGGATCCCAAGGCCCTGGCCGCGGCCCTTGCCAAGGTGCCCGCCAAGGACATGGGCACCACCTCGGGCGTGGTGCTCGACGCTGTCAGCGGTGAGCTGCTGTGGAGCAGCCGCCCCGATGCCGGCCAGATCCCCGCGTCCACGTTGAAGCTGCTCACCTGCCTGACCGCCCTGGACGTCCTGGGGCCGGACAAGACCTTCAGTACCCGTGTGGTGCAGCAGGGCAAGGGCATCGTCCTGGTGGGGGGCGGGGACCCCTATCTCGCGTCGAAGCCGGCCAAGGAGTATCCCTTCCCGGCCACCAGCGCGGACCTGGCGAAGAAGACCGCGGCAGCCCTCAAGAAGCAGGGCATGAGCTCGGTCACCCTGGGCTATGACGAGTCGCTGTTCAGCGGCCCCAACTGGCATCCCAGCTGGCCGCAGGGCTACCACGACCAGGTGACCAACCTCTCCGCGCTGTGGATCGACAAGGGCAAGCCCGACGAGAAGTCCGCCCCCAGCCAGACCCCGGCGCCCACCGCCGCCACCGTCTTCGCCGCCCAGCTCAAGGCCAACGGCATCACCGTCAGCGGAAAGCCCACCGCCGCCGCGGCAGGCGCCGACGCCGCGGAGGTGGCCAGCGTCCAGTCGCTGCCGGTCTCCAGCCTCGTGCAGGAGACGTTGGTGCACTCGGACAATGCCGCCGCCGAGGTGCTGCTGCGCCAGGTCGGCGTCGCCACCGGCAATGGCGGCAGCTTCACGGGTGGTGCCAAGGGCATGCAGCAGCGGCTGACCACGCTCAAGGCCTGGGACGCCTCCACCCGGATCGCCGACGGCTCCGGGCTGAGCCGCAACAACCGGGTCTCCGCCAGGGTCCTGGGCCGGGCCCTGCACCTGGCCGCGGCAAGCCCGAAGCTGCGGCCCCTGCTGGAGGGGTTGCCGAGCGCCGGCGTCACCGGCACCCTGCACCTGCGCTTCTACACCCCGGCCTCCGAACCGGGCCGCGGCTGGGTCAATGCCAAGACCGGGACCCTGTCCAAGGTCTCGACCCTGGCCGGCTACACCCGCACCCGGCAGGGAGGCGAGGTGGTCTTCGCCTTCATGTCCAACAACCCCAAACAGGAGTGGAATGTACGCAGCTGGCTGGACCAGATGGCCTCCACCCTCGTCACCTGCGGGTGCTGA
- the folB gene encoding dihydroneopterin aldolase translates to MTGGSMETLDWITVQGLSATGFHGVYPEERRDGQQFVVDLELGLHVVTDTDDLHDTVDYSVIAGDVVAIITGEPVDLIETLAGRIAHRCLAEPLVSVAKVRVHKPQAPMGFTFTDVSVSITRSKQ, encoded by the coding sequence ATGACCGGAGGCAGCATGGAGACACTGGACTGGATCACCGTCCAGGGTCTCAGCGCGACCGGATTCCACGGCGTCTACCCGGAAGAGCGACGCGACGGGCAGCAGTTCGTCGTCGACCTCGAGCTCGGCCTGCATGTGGTCACCGACACCGATGACCTCCACGACACAGTGGACTACTCGGTGATTGCCGGCGACGTGGTGGCGATCATCACGGGGGAGCCCGTCGACCTGATCGAGACCCTTGCCGGGCGGATCGCGCACCGTTGTCTGGCGGAACCGCTGGTCAGCGTCGCAAAGGTCCGTGTACACAAGCCCCAGGCCCCCATGGGCTTCACCTTCACCGATGTCTCGGTGAGCATCACCAGGAGCAAGCAATGA
- the tilS gene encoding tRNA lysidine(34) synthetase TilS yields the protein MARRALSPSQLAVVQAVRPCFDGPERGLVIGCSGGADSLALVAACANVDASRVLAVVVEHGLQADSLRIADATVEAVRGLGVAAEVRSVHVDTTSGEGVEAAARRERLVALVGDGKRPVLLGHTLDDQAETVLLGLARGSGAASLQAMAPSTPHLSGRLVRPLLGLRRSQVRQACLDWGLMPWDDPMNLDPAYLRVRVRHELLPVLDDVLGPGVVEALGRTATLARHDNDLLERLAADAQRDLVRGDSLDAVGLLHLYPALRGRVLRRWMIERGAQAPTMAHVQGVAALVENWHGQVGVDLPGGVRVHRIQGALVARSGDPE from the coding sequence ATGGCCAGACGAGCCCTTAGCCCTTCCCAGCTGGCCGTCGTCCAGGCGGTCAGGCCGTGTTTCGACGGCCCTGAACGGGGGCTGGTCATCGGTTGTTCCGGCGGTGCCGATTCGCTGGCACTGGTCGCCGCCTGCGCGAATGTCGATGCCAGCCGGGTGCTGGCCGTCGTCGTCGAGCACGGCCTGCAGGCGGATTCCCTGCGCATTGCCGATGCGACGGTGGAGGCCGTGCGGGGGCTGGGCGTCGCCGCCGAGGTGCGCAGCGTGCACGTCGACACGACCTCCGGGGAGGGGGTCGAGGCCGCCGCTCGACGGGAACGACTGGTGGCCCTGGTGGGGGACGGGAAACGTCCGGTGCTGCTGGGCCACACCCTGGATGACCAGGCCGAGACCGTGCTGCTCGGGTTGGCCCGCGGGTCCGGTGCGGCCTCCCTGCAGGCCATGGCGCCCAGCACGCCCCACCTGTCCGGGCGCCTGGTCCGTCCCCTGCTGGGGCTGCGGCGCAGCCAGGTGCGGCAGGCCTGTCTCGATTGGGGGTTGATGCCCTGGGATGACCCGATGAACCTCGACCCCGCCTACCTGCGGGTGCGGGTGCGTCACGAACTGCTGCCGGTGCTGGATGACGTGTTGGGCCCCGGTGTGGTGGAGGCCCTGGGACGGACCGCGACGCTCGCCCGGCACGACAATGACCTGCTGGAACGGTTGGCCGCCGATGCCCAGCGTGACCTGGTACGTGGCGACAGCCTCGACGCCGTCGGTCTGCTGCACCTCTACCCGGCGCTGAGGGGGCGGGTGCTGCGGCGCTGGATGATCGAACGCGGGGCACAGGCCCCGACGATGGCGCACGTGCAGGGCGTCGCGGCCCTGGTGGAGAACTGGCACGGACAGGTCGGAGTCGACCTTCCCGGCGGTGTGCGGGTGCACCGGATCCAGGGGGCACTGGTGGCCCGGTCCGGCGACCCTGAGTAG
- the folP gene encoding dihydropteroate synthase: MKPVVPGVPGRTLVMGVVNVTPDSFSDGGRWSTPEQAIAHGRELLAQGADILDVGGESTRPGALRPSPEEELARVVPVVEALAAEGAVVSIDTMRAEVARATALAGAKIINDVSGGMADEAMISTVAGLDLDFVCMHWRGFLGTGDTNASYDDVVGEVLSELVTRLDACLAGGIAPERLISDAGLGFSKTAAQNWELLRHLDRFEALGYRQLVGVSRKRFLGELLDGREPVGRDAATQAITALCAQQGIWAVRTHEVAGNADVTRVFAELGRA; encoded by the coding sequence ATGAAGCCCGTGGTCCCCGGCGTGCCCGGCCGGACCCTGGTGATGGGCGTCGTGAACGTCACCCCCGACTCCTTCAGCGACGGCGGGCGCTGGTCCACGCCGGAACAGGCGATTGCCCATGGCCGGGAGCTGCTGGCCCAGGGAGCCGACATCCTGGACGTGGGCGGGGAGTCCACCCGGCCGGGTGCGTTGCGGCCCAGTCCCGAGGAGGAACTGGCCCGGGTCGTGCCCGTGGTGGAGGCGCTGGCCGCCGAGGGTGCGGTGGTGAGCATCGACACGATGCGCGCCGAGGTGGCCCGTGCCACGGCGCTGGCGGGCGCGAAGATCATCAACGACGTCTCCGGCGGGATGGCCGACGAGGCCATGATCAGCACCGTGGCGGGGCTGGACTTGGACTTCGTGTGCATGCACTGGCGCGGCTTCCTGGGCACCGGCGACACCAATGCCAGCTATGACGACGTCGTCGGCGAGGTGCTCTCAGAGCTCGTGACGCGCCTGGATGCCTGCCTGGCCGGCGGTATCGCTCCCGAGCGACTGATCAGTGATGCCGGGCTCGGCTTCTCCAAGACGGCCGCGCAGAACTGGGAACTGCTGCGCCACCTGGACCGCTTCGAGGCCCTGGGGTACCGCCAACTGGTGGGGGTCAGCCGCAAGCGTTTCCTGGGTGAGCTGCTGGACGGACGCGAGCCGGTGGGCCGGGATGCCGCGACCCAGGCCATCACCGCCCTCTGCGCCCAGCAGGGCATCTGGGCGGTCCGCACCCACGAGGTGGCGGGCAATGCGGACGTGACGAGGGTCTTCGCGGAACTGGGCCGGGCCTGA
- the folE gene encoding GTP cyclohydrolase I FolE, which produces MGKDIDQDRIAAAVREILYAVGEDPDREGLRETPARVARSYAEIFAGLGQDPAELLGTTFDISHDEMVLVRDIELWSMCEHHLVPFTGVAHVGYIPAKDGRVTGLSKLARLVDLYAKRPQVQERLTTQVADAIVEHLHARGVIVVIECEHLCMTMRGVRKPGAKTVTSAVRGYLRESATRAEAMALIMGGHR; this is translated from the coding sequence ATTGGCAAGGACATCGACCAGGACAGGATCGCCGCAGCCGTGCGAGAGATCCTGTACGCCGTCGGCGAGGACCCGGACCGCGAGGGGCTTCGTGAGACGCCCGCCCGAGTGGCCCGCAGCTATGCGGAGATCTTCGCCGGGCTGGGGCAGGACCCGGCCGAGCTGCTCGGCACCACCTTCGACATCAGCCACGACGAGATGGTGCTGGTGCGTGACATCGAGCTGTGGAGCATGTGTGAGCACCACCTGGTGCCCTTCACCGGCGTCGCACACGTCGGCTACATCCCGGCCAAGGACGGCCGGGTCACCGGCCTGAGCAAGCTGGCCCGCCTCGTGGACCTGTACGCCAAGCGTCCCCAGGTACAGGAACGCCTGACCACCCAGGTGGCGGATGCCATCGTCGAGCACCTGCACGCTCGCGGGGTGATCGTCGTGATCGAGTGCGAACACCTGTGCATGACCATGCGCGGGGTCCGCAAGCCCGGCGCGAAGACCGTCACCAGCGCGGTGCGTGGCTACCTGCGTGAATCGGCCACCCGCGCCGAGGCGATGGCCCTGATCATGGGAGGTCATCGATGA
- the folK gene encoding 2-amino-4-hydroxy-6-hydroxymethyldihydropteridine diphosphokinase translates to MSNPFVPDVDTLGNLKPISKVVFSLGSNQGNSVDILQSAVTALADTPDLIPVDLSSVYVTKPVGAVVDQPDFLNLVLVAETVIEPSILLERAHAIEAGLGRTRDIVGGPRTLDIDLVMYGHRTVDTDEMTLPHPRAHERAFALVPWLEIDPEAEIEGRGSVKDLLAGLDTSGVVRSDEVIELP, encoded by the coding sequence ATGAGCAATCCCTTCGTTCCCGACGTCGACACCCTGGGCAACCTGAAGCCCATCTCCAAGGTCGTCTTCAGCCTGGGCTCCAACCAGGGCAACAGCGTCGACATCCTTCAGAGCGCCGTCACGGCGCTGGCCGACACCCCGGACCTGATCCCCGTCGACCTGTCCAGCGTCTACGTCACCAAGCCCGTGGGCGCGGTCGTGGACCAGCCGGACTTCCTGAACCTGGTGCTGGTGGCGGAGACGGTGATCGAGCCGTCCATCCTGTTGGAGCGTGCCCACGCCATCGAGGCCGGGTTGGGGCGTACTCGCGACATCGTCGGTGGCCCCCGCACCCTGGACATCGACCTGGTCATGTACGGCCATCGCACCGTTGACACCGACGAGATGACGCTGCCGCACCCGCGTGCCCACGAGCGCGCCTTCGCGCTGGTGCCGTGGCTGGAGATCGACCCGGAGGCGGAGATCGAGGGCCGCGGCAGCGTCAAGGACCTGCTGGCCGGTCTCGACACCAGCGGCGTGGTCAGGAGCGACGAGGTCATCGAGCTCCCGTGA
- the hpt gene encoding hypoxanthine phosphoribosyltransferase, producing MDAAEISDDLTRVLYTAEQVQERVNELAAQIDADYQGRDILLIGVLNGAIMVMSDLARAMDSHCTMDWMAISSYGSGTKSSGVVRILKDLTTDISGKHVLIVEDIVDTGLTLSYLVQNLRSREPATLEVAAMFRKPGAVTAPVDVKYVGFDIPNEFVVGYGLDYAGKYRNLRDVATLSPHIYS from the coding sequence GTGGATGCAGCCGAGATTTCCGATGACCTGACCCGAGTCCTCTACACCGCAGAGCAGGTGCAGGAGCGCGTGAATGAGCTGGCGGCACAGATCGATGCCGACTACCAGGGCCGTGACATCCTGCTGATCGGCGTCCTGAACGGCGCGATCATGGTGATGAGCGACCTGGCGCGCGCCATGGACAGTCACTGCACCATGGACTGGATGGCCATCAGCTCCTACGGGTCCGGCACCAAGAGCTCCGGCGTGGTGCGCATCCTCAAGGACCTCACCACCGACATCTCCGGCAAGCACGTGCTGATCGTCGAGGACATCGTCGACACCGGCCTGACCCTCAGCTACCTGGTGCAGAACCTCAGGAGCCGTGAACCCGCCACCCTCGAGGTGGCCGCCATGTTCCGCAAGCCGGGGGCTGTCACCGCCCCCGTCGACGTCAAGTACGTCGGCTTCGACATTCCCAACGAGTTCGTCGTCGGCTATGGCCTGGACTACGCCGGCAAGTACCGCAACCTGCGTGACGTCGCGACGCTGTCGCCCCACATCTACAGCTGA
- a CDS encoding DUF3180 domain-containing protein: MNTQQDPDQPQNGLGLTSGRQALTSVLVGAVVGWFIVGTLQAVGKPVPVTPWSLALVMGALGAAAWVYSRVLRRQVAESRAALPHESGVRALVLGKTLLMTGAILGGGHLVYVLAFLGSWSVPTPRERVIHGAAAIVASVICGLSGRALERACLVPPGEGPEDEETEPQG; encoded by the coding sequence GTGAACACACAGCAGGACCCGGACCAGCCCCAGAACGGTCTGGGGCTGACCTCCGGACGGCAGGCGCTCACCTCGGTGCTGGTCGGCGCCGTGGTGGGCTGGTTCATCGTCGGCACCCTGCAGGCCGTGGGGAAGCCCGTGCCGGTGACTCCATGGAGCCTCGCGCTGGTGATGGGCGCACTGGGCGCGGCGGCCTGGGTCTACTCCCGCGTGCTGCGACGACAGGTGGCCGAGAGCCGCGCTGCCCTTCCCCATGAGAGTGGTGTCCGAGCACTGGTGCTGGGCAAGACGCTGCTGATGACCGGCGCGATCCTCGGCGGTGGACACCTGGTCTACGTCCTGGCCTTCCTCGGCAGCTGGAGCGTGCCGACGCCCCGCGAGAGGGTCATCCATGGGGCGGCGGCCATCGTCGCCAGCGTCATCTGTGGGCTGTCCGGCCGTGCCCTGGAACGCGCCTGCCTGGTACCTCCCGGTGAGGGGCCGGAGGACGAGGAGACGGAGCCGCAGGGCTGA
- the ftsH gene encoding ATP-dependent zinc metalloprotease FtsH, protein MNKLSKAKGNPILWLLLAIVLVLGVVQLANSASGSQKVPTSKALEVLQGTEPIRQVVIDDGDQSIKIAMKDGKTTYLSTWTGSQGGNIVDLLEKRTQAKTLDEWRGENPGPSIWSSLLYTGLPFLLMFGLFFFLMNMVQGGAGGARGVMGFGKSKAKVATKDTPKTTFADVAGCQEAIEELQEIKEFLAEPTKFQRVGAKIPKGVLLYGPPGTGKTLLARAVAGEAGVPFFSISGSDFVEMFVGVGASRVRDLFDQAKEASPAIIFIDEIDAVGRHRGAGMGGGHDEREQTLNQLLVEMDGFDSTTNVILIAATNRPDVLDPALLRPGRFDRQIAVEAPDLKGRAQILKVHAQGKPMAADVDLESIARRTPGFTGADLANVLNEAALLTARLNLPVIGNAELGEAIDRVIAGPQKKTRLMDDHELLVTAYHEGGHALVAAAMPQNDPVQKVTILPRGRALGYTMVMPDQDKYSSTRGQLLDQMAYMMGGRAAEELIFHDPTTGASNDIEKATKVARAMVTQYGMTERLGAVQLGGGDSEPFMGMSGSQPSRGYSDITAAMVDEEVSKLLMTAHQEAFDCLKENREVLDELVRQLLEHETLDKAQIAKIFEPLKRWPDRGAWTGSENRIPSDEPPVPMPPRRSKPDDEVPAAGADLPPGNTGEGTTPPGDWKAPGDWAPPGVTPNPQPPVNDPWKTPAGPTPQPPANDPWSAKPDSWPTQPPSSGPSTTPGLPGQDPQPPADGSGANPWGRPPRA, encoded by the coding sequence ATGAACAAGCTCTCCAAGGCCAAGGGCAACCCCATCCTGTGGTTGCTGCTGGCCATCGTCCTCGTCCTCGGTGTGGTGCAGTTGGCGAACTCCGCCTCCGGCAGCCAGAAGGTGCCCACCAGCAAGGCGCTCGAGGTGCTCCAGGGCACCGAACCCATCCGTCAGGTCGTCATCGACGACGGTGACCAGTCGATCAAGATCGCCATGAAGGACGGCAAGACCACCTACCTGTCCACCTGGACGGGCAGTCAGGGCGGCAACATCGTCGACCTGCTGGAGAAGCGCACCCAGGCGAAGACGCTCGACGAGTGGCGTGGTGAGAACCCCGGCCCCAGCATCTGGTCCAGCCTGCTCTACACCGGCCTGCCCTTCCTGTTGATGTTCGGCCTGTTCTTCTTCCTGATGAACATGGTCCAGGGCGGCGCCGGCGGTGCCCGTGGCGTGATGGGCTTCGGCAAGTCCAAGGCCAAGGTGGCCACCAAGGACACACCCAAGACCACCTTCGCCGACGTCGCCGGTTGCCAGGAGGCCATCGAGGAGCTGCAGGAGATCAAGGAGTTCCTGGCCGAACCCACCAAGTTCCAGCGGGTCGGTGCCAAGATTCCCAAGGGCGTGCTGCTCTACGGTCCTCCCGGTACGGGCAAGACCCTGCTGGCCCGCGCCGTGGCGGGTGAGGCGGGCGTGCCCTTCTTCTCCATCTCCGGCTCGGACTTCGTCGAGATGTTCGTCGGCGTCGGCGCCAGCCGTGTGCGTGACCTGTTCGACCAGGCCAAGGAGGCCAGCCCGGCCATCATCTTCATCGACGAGATCGACGCCGTCGGCCGCCACCGCGGCGCCGGCATGGGCGGTGGCCATGACGAGCGTGAGCAGACCCTGAACCAGCTCCTGGTGGAGATGGACGGCTTCGACTCCACCACCAATGTGATCCTGATTGCCGCCACCAACCGGCCCGACGTGCTGGACCCCGCGCTCTTGCGCCCCGGCCGTTTCGACCGGCAGATCGCCGTCGAGGCGCCCGACCTGAAGGGACGTGCGCAGATCCTCAAGGTGCACGCCCAGGGCAAGCCGATGGCCGCCGACGTCGACCTGGAGTCAATCGCTCGGCGCACCCCCGGCTTCACCGGCGCGGACCTGGCCAATGTGCTGAACGAGGCCGCGCTGCTGACCGCCCGGCTGAACCTGCCGGTGATCGGCAATGCCGAGCTGGGTGAGGCGATTGACCGTGTCATTGCCGGCCCTCAGAAGAAGACCCGCCTGATGGATGACCACGAACTGTTGGTCACCGCCTACCACGAGGGCGGACATGCGCTGGTGGCGGCCGCCATGCCGCAGAACGACCCGGTGCAGAAGGTCACGATCCTGCCCCGTGGCCGTGCCCTGGGCTACACGATGGTGATGCCGGACCAGGACAAGTACTCCTCCACCCGCGGGCAGCTGCTGGACCAGATGGCCTACATGATGGGTGGCCGCGCGGCGGAGGAGCTGATCTTCCACGACCCCACCACCGGCGCCAGCAATGACATCGAGAAGGCGACGAAGGTGGCCCGGGCCATGGTCACCCAGTACGGCATGACCGAACGTCTGGGTGCCGTCCAGCTGGGCGGCGGGGACTCCGAGCCCTTCATGGGGATGAGCGGCTCCCAGCCCAGCCGTGGCTACTCGGACATCACCGCCGCGATGGTGGACGAGGAGGTCAGCAAGCTGCTGATGACCGCCCACCAGGAGGCCTTCGACTGCCTCAAGGAGAACCGCGAGGTGCTCGACGAGCTGGTCCGCCAGCTGCTGGAGCACGAGACCCTGGACAAGGCGCAGATCGCCAAGATCTTCGAGCCGCTGAAGCGCTGGCCGGATCGTGGTGCCTGGACGGGCTCCGAGAACCGCATCCCGTCCGACGAGCCGCCCGTGCCGATGCCCCCGCGTCGCTCCAAGCCCGACGACGAGGTTCCTGCAGCCGGAGCCGACCTGCCCCCGGGCAACACGGGAGAGGGCACGACCCCTCCCGGTGACTGGAAGGCTCCCGGTGACTGGGCCCCGCCCGGCGTGACCCCGAACCCGCAGCCGCCGGTCAACGACCCGTGGAAGACCCCGGCCGGCCCCACGCCGCAGCCCCCGGCCAATGACCCGTGGAGCGCCAAGCCGGACTCCTGGCCCACGCAGCCGCCCTCCAGCGGCCCGTCGACCACTCCGGGCCTGCCCGGACAGGACCCGCAGCCGCCGGCCGATGGTTCCGGCGCGAACCCCTGGGGACGTCCTCCCCGGGCCTGA